Proteins encoded together in one Corallococcus soli window:
- a CDS encoding LysR substrate-binding domain-containing protein, whose product MASERHRASELLEREMIAVQVSNDIRMTVVGSPSYFATRGKPRHPRELRDHDCIHYRSRTHGGLFRWEFVEGGKRIEVAVDGRVSLDDVDFMMDAAVDSLGLGALPETRVRKHVADKRLVRALEPYGPVLPGFFLFYPSRAQVAPKLKALIDFLKKGRRRDPGK is encoded by the coding sequence GTGGCTTCAGAACGCCATCGCGCAAGCGAGCTGCTGGAGCGCGAGATGATCGCCGTCCAGGTGAGCAACGACATCCGCATGACCGTGGTGGGCTCACCGTCGTACTTCGCGACGCGCGGCAAGCCCCGGCACCCACGCGAGCTGCGCGACCACGACTGCATCCACTACCGCAGCCGGACGCATGGGGGCCTCTTCCGCTGGGAGTTCGTGGAAGGCGGCAAGCGCATCGAGGTCGCGGTCGACGGGCGGGTGTCCCTGGACGACGTGGACTTCATGATGGACGCCGCAGTGGACAGCCTGGGGCTCGGCGCCCTGCCAGAGACCCGCGTGCGGAAGCACGTGGCGGACAAACGCCTCGTGCGGGCGCTCGAACCGTACGGCCCCGTCCTCCCCGGCTTTTTCCTCTTCTATCCGAGCCGGGCCCAGGTGGCGCCGAAGCTCAAGGCGCTCATCGACTTCTTGAAGAAAGGCCGGCGGCGCGATCCGGGGAAATAA
- a CDS encoding hydrolase gives MSTTQASSHRGLDALLTPQNSVLVLIDHQPYQFANLHSHEPTMVMNNVVGLAKAAKVFDVPTLLTTVLEERGGYLIKSLQDVFPEQKPIDRTFINTWEDSRVVDAVKKTGRKKLVIAALWTEICLAMPAIQAAGEGYDVYAVTDASGGVSREAHDMAVRRMQMAGVTPITWMAVLGEWQRDWAREASATALAGVLGDHGGGSAVAFAWELQLLAGRPGRGV, from the coding sequence ATGAGCACGACCCAGGCTTCCTCCCACCGCGGGCTCGACGCCCTGCTGACGCCCCAGAACAGCGTGCTGGTGCTGATCGACCATCAGCCCTACCAGTTCGCCAACCTGCACAGCCACGAACCGACGATGGTGATGAACAACGTGGTGGGCCTGGCCAAGGCGGCCAAGGTCTTCGACGTGCCGACCCTCCTCACCACCGTGCTCGAGGAGCGCGGCGGCTACCTGATCAAGAGCCTCCAGGACGTGTTCCCCGAGCAGAAGCCCATCGACCGGACCTTCATCAACACCTGGGAAGACAGCCGCGTGGTGGACGCGGTGAAGAAGACAGGGCGCAAGAAGCTGGTGATCGCCGCGCTGTGGACCGAAATCTGCCTGGCCATGCCCGCCATCCAGGCCGCGGGCGAAGGCTACGATGTCTATGCCGTCACCGACGCCTCGGGCGGCGTCAGCCGCGAGGCGCATGACATGGCGGTGAGGCGCATGCAGATGGCGGGCGTGACGCCCATCACCTGGATGGCGGTGCTCGGCGAGTGGCAGCGCGACTGGGCCCGCGAGGCCAGTGCCACCGCCCTCGCCGGTGTGCTCGGCGATCACGGCGGCGGCAGCGCCGTGGCCTTCGCCTGGGAGCTGCAATTGCTGGCAGGCCGGCCCGGTCGGGGCGTCTGA
- a CDS encoding helix-turn-helix domain-containing protein → METRAERLSPLPENVVGVSVVRRKWNGICVDVNESRCSGPTSHPLFLESHTRLSALLEEVGSPCEPRLREGRPCEIGYVPRQLNLMPAGMPLWGYSANSRLVRDAVLLFDLPTLGERLGQSLNPADLDAPRLRFADDRLWTLVRLLADVVEDDDPTTQLYGDGLTAAIFAVLGSRRGRGHVTRRGLAPWQLRRVLDFLESRLPERVELAALAALVDLSQAHFSRAFKASTGMAPYQWQLQARLKRAQTMLLSTPASLEQVAEATGFADAVHFGKAFRRAHGTTPAMWRRDRKG, encoded by the coding sequence GTGGAGACACGCGCTGAGCGGCTGAGCCCGCTGCCGGAGAACGTGGTGGGCGTTTCCGTCGTTCGGCGGAAGTGGAACGGGATCTGCGTGGATGTGAACGAGAGCCGGTGTTCGGGCCCGACCTCGCACCCCCTGTTCCTGGAAAGCCACACGCGACTGAGCGCGCTGCTGGAGGAGGTGGGCTCGCCCTGTGAGCCCCGCTTGCGCGAAGGCAGGCCCTGCGAAATCGGTTACGTACCCCGGCAGCTGAACCTCATGCCCGCCGGCATGCCGCTGTGGGGCTACAGCGCCAATTCACGCCTGGTGCGCGATGCCGTGCTCCTCTTCGACCTGCCGACGCTGGGCGAGCGCCTGGGCCAATCCCTAAACCCCGCCGACCTGGATGCGCCGCGGTTGCGCTTCGCCGATGACCGCCTCTGGACGCTGGTGCGCTTGCTCGCCGACGTGGTGGAGGACGATGACCCCACCACCCAGCTCTACGGGGACGGCCTGACCGCCGCCATCTTCGCCGTGCTGGGCTCGCGCCGTGGGAGAGGCCATGTGACGCGCAGGGGCCTGGCGCCGTGGCAGCTGCGGCGGGTGCTCGACTTCCTGGAGTCGCGCCTGCCCGAACGGGTCGAATTGGCGGCGCTGGCCGCACTGGTGGACCTGTCGCAAGCGCACTTCAGCCGCGCCTTCAAGGCCTCCACTGGCATGGCGCCGTATCAATGGCAGTTGCAGGCCCGCCTCAAGCGCGCGCAGACGATGCTGCTGTCGACGCCAGCATCGCTGGAGCAGGTCGCCGAAGCGACGGGCTTCGCCGATGCCGTGCACTTCGGCAAGGCCTTCCGGCGGGCTCATGGCACCACGCCCGCGATGTGGCGGCGGGACCGGAAGGGCTGA
- a CDS encoding sigma-54-dependent transcriptional regulator, translating to MTHESPAQQPHVLLVDDDLQLAELMSMRMTSRGYHVTVESEGKGALRRLAQERVDAMVLDLRLEDMDGMDVLRAARQSAPELSVIMLTAHGSIETAVQAMQEGAYGFLTKPFHDHELMQKLTHALERSRLRREVAELRRRMGEDGEPLLLGTSDAISRVREVIARIAPTDATVLLTGESGTGKELAARMLHVLSRRNKERFVAVNCGALPPELLESELFGHVKGAFSGAVREREGLFGAANGGTLFLDEVGEASPSVQVKLLRVLQEQRLTRVGADVEEPVDVRVVAATNRDLAEEVAAKRFRQDLYFRLHVVPIELPPLRERLEDIPLLAQLFLERTANRYGLRPPRLSPATVELLQRYGWPGNVRELIHEMEAAVLLAGTDELQPRHVPRLGQALERPPAGSAQLPGVPGGTADLPSLREARDAFERAYLAEAMRRSSGSVSAAARMAGRNRSDFYDLLKRHGLSAADFKETSEDGPPR from the coding sequence TTGACACATGAATCCCCCGCTCAGCAGCCCCATGTGCTCCTGGTGGACGACGACCTTCAGCTCGCGGAGCTGATGTCCATGCGGATGACTTCACGCGGCTACCACGTGACCGTGGAGAGCGAGGGCAAGGGCGCCCTGCGCAGGCTCGCGCAGGAGCGCGTGGACGCGATGGTGCTCGACCTGCGCCTGGAGGACATGGATGGCATGGACGTGCTCCGTGCCGCGCGACAGAGCGCTCCCGAGCTGTCCGTCATCATGCTCACCGCGCACGGCTCCATCGAAACCGCGGTGCAGGCCATGCAGGAGGGTGCCTACGGCTTCCTCACCAAGCCGTTTCACGACCACGAGCTCATGCAGAAGCTCACGCACGCGCTCGAGCGCTCGCGTCTGCGCCGGGAGGTGGCCGAGCTGCGGCGGCGCATGGGGGAGGACGGCGAGCCCCTGCTGCTGGGCACCAGCGATGCCATCTCGCGCGTGCGCGAGGTGATTGCCCGCATTGCCCCCACCGACGCCACCGTCCTGCTCACCGGCGAGAGTGGCACCGGCAAGGAGCTGGCGGCGCGGATGCTCCACGTGCTCTCGCGCCGCAACAAGGAGCGCTTCGTCGCCGTCAACTGCGGCGCCCTTCCGCCAGAGCTGCTGGAGAGCGAGCTGTTCGGGCACGTGAAGGGCGCGTTCTCCGGGGCCGTGCGCGAGCGCGAGGGCCTGTTTGGCGCGGCCAACGGCGGCACGCTGTTCCTGGATGAAGTCGGCGAGGCGTCCCCGTCCGTGCAGGTGAAGCTCTTGCGCGTGCTGCAGGAGCAGCGGCTCACGCGCGTGGGCGCGGACGTGGAGGAGCCCGTGGACGTGCGGGTGGTCGCCGCCACCAACCGGGACCTCGCGGAGGAGGTGGCCGCGAAGCGCTTCCGTCAGGACCTCTACTTCCGGCTGCACGTGGTGCCCATCGAGCTGCCGCCCTTGCGCGAGCGGCTCGAGGACATCCCCCTGCTCGCGCAGCTCTTCCTGGAGCGCACGGCGAACCGCTATGGCCTGCGCCCGCCGCGCCTCTCACCCGCGACGGTGGAGCTGCTGCAGCGCTATGGCTGGCCTGGCAACGTCCGGGAGCTCATCCACGAGATGGAGGCCGCGGTGCTCCTGGCCGGCACGGACGAGCTTCAGCCGCGCCACGTGCCCCGCCTGGGTCAGGCGCTGGAGCGGCCCCCCGCCGGGAGCGCGCAGCTGCCAGGCGTTCCAGGCGGGACAGCGGACCTGCCCTCGCTGCGCGAAGCACGCGATGCCTTCGAGCGCGCCTACCTGGCGGAGGCCATGCGCCGCAGCAGCGGCAGTGTCAGCGCCGCGGCCCGAATGGCCGGTCGCAACCGGAGCGACTTCTACGACCTGCTCAAGCGGCACGGACTGTCCGCCGCGGACTTCAAGGAGACCTCCGAGGACGGACCCCCACGCTGA
- a CDS encoding HAMP domain-containing sensor histidine kinase — MFVLRLRARLLLSYAVVTALLVAAFSQMAVGLMRTHELVASVGQQELAAFEREQRVYVAAWALELAVRRGVVACEQHDSSAPSVHSAIASARQELQTALGAGTVKLDAGIRASAQDYVQYALQLEQAGTCESMLAFPLRERRLQLDETLTTVWSERTREMRLAIQAKEDHARSIGAEALSSGSLFGLLGILAAGALAFAQARAVSNSVALLSTHARRIGQGDFSPLPPLRGPEELRALSLDLDRMRGRLAELDHLKSAFVASVSHDLRTPLARVREALSLLGDGSTGPLTPQQARVVKLAQAACEREIRMVTSVLDLSRVQSGQPLQRNAGASVDQIVQNVLQDLTFEADERKVQLVYEPAAKPVRAPIDDPLVERALSNLVSNAIAVSSSGQTVRISCELVSRKRPGAASTVPAVQLSVADQGPGVPVHAREWIFRPFASLEVGGRRSTGLGLAIAREMITAHGGELSLADTPPPGATFTFWIPLEDPAPPGGRLDT; from the coding sequence ATGTTCGTGCTTCGGCTGCGCGCCCGGCTCCTGTTGTCCTATGCGGTGGTCACCGCGCTGCTGGTGGCGGCGTTCTCACAGATGGCGGTGGGCCTCATGCGCACCCACGAGCTGGTGGCAAGCGTGGGCCAGCAGGAGCTCGCGGCCTTCGAGCGGGAGCAGCGCGTGTACGTCGCAGCCTGGGCGCTTGAACTGGCGGTGCGGCGCGGCGTGGTGGCCTGCGAGCAGCACGACAGCAGCGCGCCCTCCGTGCACAGCGCCATCGCCAGCGCTCGCCAGGAACTCCAGACCGCGCTCGGCGCCGGCACGGTGAAGCTCGATGCGGGCATCCGCGCAAGCGCCCAGGACTATGTGCAGTACGCCCTGCAACTGGAGCAGGCAGGCACCTGTGAGTCGATGCTGGCGTTTCCCCTGCGTGAGCGGCGGCTGCAATTGGACGAGACCCTCACCACGGTGTGGTCCGAGCGCACGCGGGAGATGCGCCTGGCCATCCAGGCGAAGGAGGACCACGCGCGCTCCATCGGCGCGGAGGCGCTGAGCTCAGGCAGCCTCTTCGGCCTCCTGGGCATCCTCGCCGCGGGAGCGCTCGCCTTCGCGCAGGCGCGCGCGGTGTCGAACTCGGTGGCGCTGCTCTCCACGCATGCGCGCCGCATTGGCCAGGGTGACTTCAGCCCCCTGCCCCCCTTGCGCGGGCCCGAGGAGCTGCGCGCGCTCTCACTGGACCTGGACCGCATGCGTGGGCGCCTGGCGGAGCTGGACCACCTCAAGAGCGCGTTCGTGGCGTCGGTGTCCCACGACCTGCGCACGCCGCTGGCCCGGGTGCGGGAGGCCCTCTCGCTCCTGGGTGATGGCAGCACAGGCCCCCTGACGCCGCAGCAGGCCCGCGTGGTGAAGCTCGCGCAGGCAGCGTGCGAGCGCGAGATTCGCATGGTGACCTCCGTGTTGGATTTGTCGCGCGTGCAGTCCGGTCAGCCGTTGCAACGCAATGCCGGGGCCTCGGTGGACCAGATTGTCCAGAACGTCCTCCAGGACCTCACCTTCGAAGCGGATGAGCGCAAGGTCCAGCTGGTGTACGAGCCAGCCGCGAAGCCCGTGCGCGCGCCCATCGACGACCCTCTTGTCGAGCGCGCCCTGTCCAACCTGGTGAGCAACGCCATCGCCGTCTCCAGCTCAGGCCAGACGGTGCGCATCTCCTGTGAGCTGGTGAGCCGCAAGCGCCCTGGCGCCGCCAGCACCGTGCCCGCGGTCCAGCTGTCCGTCGCGGACCAGGGCCCAGGCGTGCCCGTGCACGCGCGCGAGTGGATCTTCCGGCCCTTCGCGAGCCTGGAGGTGGGCGGGCGCCGCAGCACGGGGCTGGGGCTCGCCATCGCGCGCGAGATGATCACCGCTCACGGAGGAGAGCTGTCGCTCGCGGACACGCCTCCCCCTGGAGCCACCTTCACCTTCTGGATTCCCCTGGAAGACCCCGCGCCCCCTGGAGGCCGCCTTGACACATGA
- a CDS encoding SulP family inorganic anion transporter gives MRSTTVFSKRPFWTQRAGELIHSWREMVHPSSLPADAAAGLSVACVALPLNVALATAAGLPASVGLVSGVVAGIMGGLFSGSRFQVTGPEAALLPLAAAIVAAHGAAGLVIATVLAGAMQVALGLVRAGRFARLIPRPVVMGFTVGIGLLLLNTQLPRLFAVENTHADAVALVMQRTWGERVGWLGVAAGALTALAMLTLPRLHKRIPAVLVGLTLGTALMVFLGAGYDAVGALPRSLPMPALPSFEGVDLAGLLPAALGLALLASLGSLLATSSLDTLTGARTHSDLDQDLVAQGLANIAAGLCGGFPVMGAIVRASASIQAGARTRAASVMHALWLFVAMALLAPLVARIPIAALTAILLVVGVRLLNLEGLVAMWNQSKSTLGVVLVTALGIAMFNVFAGIGAGLALASILYMRRHGALRLEVQRVTDASQLQRGLHVQSPEALNASKALDLLVARVDGPILFINHLKLYDLVDGPPWAKLVVIDLSRVSLVDAAGVATLQYLAEFLAVRSSHLALVKVPHQLEATLEPLAKHLLEARMHDSLEAALQGAGLAHGAPMEPVANPTPAALAAHAVPPAPAAHSAHL, from the coding sequence ATGCGTTCGACGACCGTCTTCTCCAAGCGACCCTTCTGGACCCAGCGTGCGGGCGAGCTCATCCACAGCTGGCGCGAAATGGTGCACCCAAGCAGCCTGCCCGCCGATGCGGCCGCCGGCTTGAGCGTGGCGTGCGTGGCACTTCCTCTCAACGTCGCGCTCGCCACAGCGGCGGGACTGCCCGCGAGCGTGGGGCTCGTCTCCGGCGTGGTGGCCGGCATCATGGGCGGGCTCTTCAGTGGCAGCCGCTTCCAGGTCACCGGCCCGGAGGCGGCGCTGCTGCCCCTGGCCGCGGCCATCGTGGCGGCGCATGGGGCCGCGGGCCTCGTCATCGCCACGGTGCTCGCGGGCGCCATGCAGGTGGCGCTGGGGCTCGTGCGCGCCGGGCGCTTCGCGCGGCTCATTCCCCGGCCCGTGGTGATGGGCTTCACGGTGGGTATCGGGCTCTTGCTGCTCAACACGCAGCTGCCGCGGCTGTTCGCGGTGGAGAACACGCACGCGGACGCCGTGGCGCTCGTGATGCAGCGCACCTGGGGCGAGCGCGTGGGGTGGCTCGGGGTCGCCGCCGGGGCCCTCACGGCGCTGGCCATGCTGACCCTGCCCCGGCTGCACAAGCGCATCCCCGCGGTCCTCGTGGGGCTGACGCTCGGCACCGCGCTCATGGTCTTCCTCGGGGCGGGCTACGACGCGGTGGGCGCCCTGCCGCGCTCGCTGCCCATGCCGGCGCTGCCGTCCTTCGAGGGCGTGGACCTCGCGGGGCTCCTGCCGGCGGCCCTGGGCCTCGCGCTGCTGGCGTCGCTCGGCTCGCTGCTCGCGACGAGCTCGCTCGATACGCTCACGGGTGCGCGCACCCACAGTGACCTGGACCAGGACCTGGTCGCGCAGGGGCTGGCCAACATCGCGGCCGGACTGTGCGGTGGCTTCCCGGTGATGGGGGCCATCGTGCGCGCCAGCGCGTCCATTCAAGCAGGCGCGCGCACCCGCGCCGCCTCCGTCATGCATGCACTGTGGCTCTTCGTGGCCATGGCGCTTCTCGCGCCGCTGGTGGCGCGCATCCCTATCGCTGCACTCACCGCCATCCTGCTCGTCGTGGGAGTGCGGCTGCTCAACCTGGAGGGTCTTGTTGCCATGTGGAATCAGTCCAAGTCGACGTTGGGCGTGGTGCTCGTCACCGCGCTGGGCATTGCGATGTTCAATGTGTTCGCCGGCATCGGGGCCGGGCTCGCGCTGGCGAGCATCCTCTACATGCGGCGCCATGGCGCCCTGCGGCTGGAGGTGCAGCGGGTGACGGATGCGTCGCAGCTGCAGCGCGGCCTGCACGTGCAGTCCCCGGAAGCGCTCAACGCCTCCAAGGCGCTGGACCTCCTGGTCGCGCGCGTGGACGGGCCCATCCTGTTCATCAACCACCTCAAGCTCTACGACCTTGTCGACGGGCCCCCCTGGGCGAAGCTCGTGGTCATTGACCTGTCGCGTGTGTCGCTCGTGGACGCCGCCGGTGTGGCGACGCTCCAGTACCTGGCGGAGTTCCTCGCCGTGCGCAGCTCGCACCTGGCCCTGGTGAAGGTTCCGCACCAGTTGGAGGCCACGCTCGAGCCGCTCGCGAAACACCTGCTCGAAGCGCGGATGCACGACTCGCTCGAGGCCGCGCTCCAGGGGGCTGGCCTTGCGCACGGCGCGCCCATGGAGCCCGTCGCCAACCCCACGCCCGCCGCGCTCGCTGCCCACGCCGTGCCTCCCGCTCCTGCCGCGCACTCCGCGCACTTGTAG
- a CDS encoding BP74-related protein, giving the protein MATATRFAFTQPSSPGAEFVIELTDEAMISHARRILAGEEKNEVHVHGRIIKRTAPYNPKFSFHIDPSTVRFFSMAIEVCDANMMYVEDHLDEAGGAFLPGGHWCPWDSKLTRELKG; this is encoded by the coding sequence ATGGCAACCGCCACCCGCTTCGCCTTCACCCAGCCCAGCTCGCCTGGGGCCGAATTCGTCATTGAGCTGACGGACGAGGCGATGATTTCCCATGCGCGCCGCATCCTCGCCGGAGAGGAGAAGAACGAGGTTCACGTCCACGGGCGCATCATCAAGAGGACCGCGCCCTACAATCCGAAGTTCTCGTTCCACATCGACCCCTCGACCGTCCGGTTCTTCTCGATGGCCATCGAGGTGTGCGACGCCAACATGATGTACGTCGAGGACCACCTGGACGAAGCCGGCGGCGCGTTCCTCCCTGGCGGCCACTGGTGTCCGTGGGACTCGAAGCTGACGCGCGAACTGAAGGGGTAA
- a CDS encoding UdgX family uracil-DNA binding protein (This protein belongs to the uracil DNA glycosylase superfamily, members of which act in excision repair of DNA. However, it belongs more specifically to UdgX branch, whose founding member was found to bind uracil in DNA (where it does not belong), without cleaving it, appears to promote DNA repair by a pathway involving RecA, rather than base excision.), producing MRVEVGPDLDSFRVAARGLLARGVSPDQVLFTEEGLGQGSLLAPDVVPASAPVAGLSVPPAFLELAQKVACHRSPERWGLLYRVLWRLTRGERKLLEVESDADVYRVLTLAKGVQRDAHKMKAFVRFRRVEREGEESFIAWHRPEHLIVRYVAPFFARRFPSMRWSILTPDASVTWDLEQLTYGPGVPRSHAPDGDALEEMWGTYYASTFNPARLNVRAMRAEMPKKHWATLPEARLIPELVRQAPERTSRMVSPKLELSEAGRFLPEHRDLASLAQAAQGCRACPLHERATRTVFGEGPAGARLMIVGEQPGDQEDRVGRPFVGPAGQLLDKVLAGVGLERGQLYLTNAVKHFGWVAGEEKQRLHAKPGRQEVLACKAWLDAEVAQVRPKMILCLGATAAQSFLGPGFRINLSRGQIFDTPWAKAWMATFHPSALLRMPDERARAQARVHFEEDLRRVAGTLRALG from the coding sequence ATGCGGGTGGAGGTGGGACCGGACCTGGACTCGTTCCGCGTGGCGGCGCGCGGACTGCTCGCCCGGGGCGTGTCCCCGGACCAGGTGCTGTTCACCGAGGAAGGGCTCGGACAGGGCTCGCTGCTCGCACCGGACGTGGTGCCCGCGAGCGCGCCCGTAGCGGGGCTGTCCGTGCCTCCGGCGTTCCTGGAGCTGGCTCAGAAGGTGGCCTGCCACCGCTCGCCCGAGCGCTGGGGGCTGCTCTACCGGGTGCTGTGGCGGCTCACGCGGGGAGAGCGCAAGTTGTTGGAGGTCGAGAGCGACGCGGACGTGTACCGCGTGCTCACGCTGGCCAAGGGTGTGCAGCGCGACGCGCACAAGATGAAGGCCTTCGTGCGCTTCCGGCGGGTGGAGCGTGAGGGCGAGGAGTCCTTCATCGCGTGGCACCGGCCCGAGCACCTCATCGTGCGCTACGTGGCGCCCTTCTTCGCGCGGCGCTTTCCCTCCATGCGCTGGAGCATCCTCACGCCGGACGCGAGCGTGACATGGGACCTGGAGCAACTCACGTACGGGCCGGGCGTGCCGCGCTCGCATGCCCCCGACGGGGATGCGCTGGAGGAGATGTGGGGGACGTACTATGCGTCGACCTTCAATCCGGCGCGGCTCAACGTGCGGGCCATGCGCGCGGAGATGCCCAAGAAGCACTGGGCCACCCTACCCGAAGCCCGACTCATTCCAGAGCTGGTGCGGCAGGCGCCCGAGCGCACCTCGCGCATGGTGAGCCCGAAGCTGGAACTCTCCGAAGCGGGCCGCTTCCTGCCCGAGCACCGGGACCTCGCCTCGCTCGCCCAGGCGGCGCAAGGCTGCCGGGCCTGTCCGCTGCACGAGCGGGCCACGCGCACGGTGTTCGGCGAGGGCCCAGCGGGGGCACGGCTGATGATCGTGGGTGAGCAACCGGGAGACCAGGAGGACCGGGTGGGCAGGCCCTTCGTCGGTCCGGCGGGCCAGCTGCTCGACAAGGTGCTCGCCGGAGTGGGCCTTGAGCGTGGGCAGCTCTACCTCACCAACGCGGTGAAGCACTTCGGGTGGGTGGCGGGCGAGGAGAAGCAGCGTTTGCACGCGAAGCCCGGGCGGCAGGAGGTGCTCGCGTGCAAGGCGTGGCTGGACGCCGAGGTGGCGCAGGTGAGGCCGAAGATGATCCTCTGCCTCGGGGCCACGGCGGCGCAGTCCTTCCTCGGGCCGGGCTTCCGCATCAACCTGAGCCGGGGGCAGATCTTCGACACGCCCTGGGCGAAGGCGTGGATGGCGACCTTCCACCCCTCGGCGCTCCTGCGCATGCCGGACGAGCGGGCGCGGGCCCAGGCCCGCGTCCACTTCGAGGAGGACCTGCGCCGGGTGGCGGGCACGCTGCGTGCGCTCGGGTGA
- a CDS encoding putative DNA modification/repair radical SAM protein produces the protein MDVRKKLEILADAAKYDASCSSSGGKRKAGKEGLGSVEGMGICHSYTPDGRCVSLLKILLTNFCIYDCQYCINRISSDTARARFTPAEVVQLTLDFYKRNYIEGLFLSSGVIKSPDYTMEQLIQVTRTLREVHGFQGYIHLKAVPGASRELIDKAGRYADRLSANIELPTDSDLKRLAPEKSFAVTGGTMKEISTRVEQSKAERMESPKAPKFAPAGQSTQMIVGATPTPDAAILDTASRLYTRFKLRRVYYSAYSPIPLVDARLPAKSPPLVREHRLYQADWLLRFYGFRVDELAPPEQPDLSLEMDPKLAWALRRREAFPMDVNRAPREALLRVPGMGVRTVDRLIRIRRWHRITLADLARLRVPLTRMKPFIVTADHRPTGLIDSPRLAERVTPPATQLSLFTSAQEALTGEL, from the coding sequence ATGGACGTGCGCAAGAAGCTGGAGATCCTCGCTGATGCCGCCAAGTACGACGCCTCGTGCTCGAGCAGCGGCGGCAAACGCAAGGCGGGGAAGGAGGGGCTCGGCAGCGTCGAGGGCATGGGCATCTGTCACAGCTACACGCCGGATGGGCGTTGTGTGTCATTGCTCAAGATCCTGCTCACCAACTTCTGCATCTACGATTGCCAGTATTGCATCAACCGCATCTCCAGTGACACCGCCCGGGCGCGCTTCACGCCCGCGGAGGTGGTGCAGCTCACGCTCGACTTCTACAAGCGCAACTACATCGAAGGCCTGTTCCTGAGCTCCGGCGTCATCAAGAGCCCGGACTACACGATGGAGCAGCTCATCCAGGTGACGCGCACGCTGCGCGAGGTGCACGGCTTCCAGGGCTACATCCACCTCAAGGCGGTGCCGGGCGCGTCCAGGGAGCTCATCGACAAGGCGGGGCGGTACGCGGACCGGCTGAGCGCCAACATCGAGCTGCCGACGGACAGCGACCTGAAGAGGCTCGCGCCGGAGAAGAGCTTCGCCGTCACCGGCGGGACGATGAAGGAGATCTCCACCCGGGTGGAGCAATCCAAGGCCGAGCGCATGGAGAGCCCCAAGGCGCCGAAGTTCGCCCCCGCGGGCCAGAGCACGCAGATGATCGTCGGCGCCACGCCCACGCCGGACGCGGCCATCCTCGACACCGCGAGCCGCCTCTACACGCGCTTCAAGCTGCGGCGTGTGTACTACTCGGCCTACAGCCCCATCCCCCTCGTCGACGCCCGCCTGCCCGCGAAGTCTCCGCCGCTCGTGCGCGAGCACCGGCTGTACCAGGCGGACTGGCTCCTGCGCTTCTACGGCTTTCGCGTGGACGAACTCGCGCCACCCGAACAGCCAGACCTGTCCCTGGAGATGGACCCGAAGCTCGCGTGGGCGTTGCGCCGACGTGAGGCGTTCCCCATGGACGTGAACCGCGCCCCGCGCGAGGCCCTGCTGCGCGTGCCGGGCATGGGCGTGCGCACGGTGGACCGGCTCATCCGCATCCGCCGCTGGCACCGCATCACGCTCGCGGACCTGGCGCGGCTGCGCGTGCCCCTCACGCGCATGAAGCCCTTCATCGTGACGGCGGACCACCGGCCCACGGGGCTCATCGACTCGCCCCGGCTCGCCGAGCGGGTGACGCCCCCCGCCACCCAGCTCTCCCTGTTCACCTCCGCCCAGGAAGCACTCACCGGAGAGCTCTGA